The Herbiconiux sp. A18JL235 region GGAGAACGTCACCACGCAGCTGCACCGGCGGCGGGTCTACACGTTCACCCCTGAGGGTGCTGAGGCCGCGCGCGAGCTGGTCGCCGAACGGTCGTAGGCTCGATCAGCTCGCCGCGGGGCGCAGCACGATCGTGTTGTCCCATGGGTCGTTCACGGTCACGGTGAGCCCGTCGTCGGCCGTCTGCAGGCCGTGATGCCGCAGCCTGGCGTCGGCGGCGGCGACCTCATCGGCATCCGGGAGCACGATCTCCACCTGCCCGAGCCCGAGCGCGAGCCCGCGCCGACCGGCGCCCGCCGAGTTCCAGGTGTTCATCGCCATGTGATGGTGGTAGCCGCCCGCCGACACGAACAGCGCCTGCGGCCCGTAGGTGGCGGTGACCTCGAAGCCGAGCTTGTCGACGTAGAAGTCGCGGGCCTGCGGCACGTCGCCCACCGAGAGGTGGACGTGCCCGATCGAGGCGCCTCCCGCCCTCGGCGACTCGAGCGCTTCCGGGGTGAGGTGCTCCTGCAGGTAGCGGTTCGGGTCGAGGAAGAGGGTCGACATCTCGACCTGCCCGTGGGCCCAGCTCCACTCGGTGCGGTCGCGGTCCCAGTAGAGCTCGACGCCGTTGCCCTCGGGGTCGGTGAAGTAGAAGGCCTTCGACACCAGGTGATCGGATGAACCGGTGAAGCCGTGAGGGTGGCGTGACGCCACCGAGTACACGGCCGCGGCGAGGGCCGCCTCGGTGTCGAACACGATGGCGGTGTGGAAGAGCCCGGCCGAGCGCGGCTCCGCGCTCCTCAGTTCGGGTGCGTGCTGCAGCACGAGAAGCGGCCGGCCGCCGCGCCCGAGCAGCGCGTAGCCGCCCTGCTGCGAGATCACGTCGAGGGTCACGGCGTCGCGGTAGTACCCGATCATGCGGTCGAGGTCGCCGACGCGCAGGGTGACGGCTCCCATCGCGGTGTCGGGGGCGAGCAGGTCGGCGGCGTTCGTCATGTCACTTCAAACACTTGTAGCCACAACTAAATTCCGGCACCCGCCCCAAACGACCGGCGTCGTCAGCCGGCGTCCGGCGGCGCGGCGCGGAGGCGGTTGACGAAGTCGATGATGTCGACCTCGTCGCCCGGCACCGCCCCCGTGGTGAGCGTCTCGTAATAGAGGCCGTCGCCGAGCAGCAGCGCGACGCGCGCGAGCAGCGGGTCGCCGACGTCGGCGGCGATCAGTTCCTGGTAGCGGGAGCGCATCATCGCGAGCAGGGTGCGCGCTCGCTCATGGTCGTGGGCGAGGAACCCCACCGACACGGTCGCGCGATCGAGCGGACTGTCGATGTAGTCGCGCAGGGGCAGGTAGTAGGCGAGGGCGCCGCCCGGTGCGGTGCGCATCCGTTCGAAGTCCTCCGCGGCGACTGCCTCGAGGTGGTCGACGAGGGCGTCTTCGAGTGCGCGGCGGGAGCCGAAGTGATAGAGCAGGCCGCCTTTCGTGACACCGGCGCGACGGGCGACCTCGTCGAGGCTCGCCGAGGTGCCTCGCGATTCGATCAGCAGATTCTGGAACGCCGTGAGGATGGCTTCTCGGGCGTTGTCCTTGTGCTGGGCCATCGTTGAAGTTTACTGCACTGTTTGGTACAGTGAATTTGCTGCACCAAGTGGTGTAGTAAAACCCGCACGTAACAGGTCACCCATGCAGTCCGCCACGCCCGCGCCCGCCCTCGACCGCGCCGCCGCACCCCTCTACAAGCACCGGTACATCTCTCTGGTGCTGCTCATGCTGCCCGTGCTGCTGGTCT contains the following coding sequences:
- a CDS encoding TetR/AcrR family transcriptional regulator, whose product is MAQHKDNAREAILTAFQNLLIESRGTSASLDEVARRAGVTKGGLLYHFGSRRALEDALVDHLEAVAAEDFERMRTAPGGALAYYLPLRDYIDSPLDRATVSVGFLAHDHERARTLLAMMRSRYQELIAADVGDPLLARVALLLGDGLYYETLTTGAVPGDEVDIIDFVNRLRAAPPDAG
- a CDS encoding VOC family protein → MTNAADLLAPDTAMGAVTLRVGDLDRMIGYYRDAVTLDVISQQGGYALLGRGGRPLLVLQHAPELRSAEPRSAGLFHTAIVFDTEAALAAAVYSVASRHPHGFTGSSDHLVSKAFYFTDPEGNGVELYWDRDRTEWSWAHGQVEMSTLFLDPNRYLQEHLTPEALESPRAGGASIGHVHLSVGDVPQARDFYVDKLGFEVTATYGPQALFVSAGGYHHHMAMNTWNSAGAGRRGLALGLGQVEIVLPDADEVAAADARLRHHGLQTADDGLTVTVNDPWDNTIVLRPAAS